A window of Sphingomonas sp. Leaf357 contains these coding sequences:
- a CDS encoding DedA family protein — protein MSIELLITRYGLVAVFLGAGIEGETMVVTGGLLAHDGLMPVVSVAIAAAAGSFVADQLFFAAGRRFRDHPRVKKIEAKPAFAKALSLFERHPTAFVFGFRFLYGLRTVSPMAIGTTAIRTRTFAVLNLAAAALWAVLFTAIGFVFADGIEEIFGKIKSVEHVAIGVVVAALAVFGAAKLWKWWRGR, from the coding sequence ATGTCGATCGAACTTCTCATTACCCGCTACGGCCTGGTCGCCGTATTCCTCGGTGCCGGGATCGAGGGGGAGACGATGGTCGTCACCGGCGGGTTGCTGGCGCATGACGGGCTGATGCCGGTCGTGAGCGTGGCGATCGCCGCCGCCGCCGGGTCGTTCGTCGCAGACCAATTGTTCTTCGCCGCCGGCCGCCGCTTCCGCGACCATCCGCGCGTCAAGAAGATCGAGGCGAAGCCCGCCTTCGCCAAGGCGCTCAGCCTGTTCGAGCGGCACCCGACCGCCTTCGTGTTCGGCTTCCGCTTCCTCTACGGCCTGCGCACCGTCAGCCCGATGGCGATCGGCACCACCGCGATTCGCACGCGCACGTTCGCGGTGCTGAACCTGGCGGCGGCGGCCTTGTGGGCGGTGCTGTTCACGGCCATCGGGTTCGTCTTCGCGGACGGGATCGAGGAGATTTTCGGCAAGATCAAATCGGTCGAGCATGTGGCGATCGGCGTCGTGGTGGCGGCGCTGGCCGTGTTCGGCGCGGCGAAGCTGTGGAAATGGTGGCGAGGACGCTGA
- a CDS encoding aldehyde dehydrogenase family protein, producing the protein MKSYLKHYIDGAWVESEGGTRHEVIDPSTEQPVSAITLGSQADVDKAVAAAKAAFKSFSRTSVADRVALLERIIEEYKARMPDLAAATSEEMGAPIGFANAAQAPAGLGYFMGTLKALQTFEFSEQVGKNRAVHEPLGVVAMITPWNWPLNQICAKVAPALAAGDTMILKPSEEAPGCAVILAEILDKAGVPAGVFNLVNGDGPGVGAALSTHKDVDMVSFTGSTRAGIAVATAAAATVKRVHQELGGKAPNLVLEGADLATVLPPTVQGVLANSGQSCIAPTRLLVHKSQVADATNVVKSIMEAVTVDAASVMGAHIGPVVNKAQFDKIQGLIQSAIDEGATLVTGGTGRPDGRNAGYFVKPTLFADVTPEMRIYREEVFGPVATISSYDDSEQAIEMANDTDYGLSATISGDPAEAAKVAPLLRAGMVTINAWSGGGGTPFGGYKQSGNGREGGKYGLADFMELKAIVGEPA; encoded by the coding sequence ATGAAGAGCTACCTCAAGCACTATATCGACGGCGCCTGGGTCGAGAGCGAGGGCGGCACGCGGCACGAGGTGATCGATCCCTCCACCGAACAGCCGGTCAGCGCGATCACGCTGGGCAGCCAGGCCGATGTCGACAAGGCGGTCGCCGCCGCGAAGGCCGCGTTCAAGAGCTTCTCGCGCACTTCCGTCGCCGATCGCGTCGCTCTGCTCGAGCGCATCATCGAGGAATACAAGGCGCGCATGCCCGATCTGGCGGCGGCGACGTCGGAGGAGATGGGCGCGCCGATCGGTTTCGCCAATGCCGCGCAGGCCCCCGCCGGCCTGGGCTATTTCATGGGCACGCTTAAGGCGTTGCAGACGTTCGAATTCAGCGAACAGGTCGGCAAGAATCGCGCGGTGCACGAACCGTTGGGCGTCGTGGCGATGATCACGCCGTGGAACTGGCCGCTCAACCAGATCTGCGCCAAGGTCGCCCCCGCGCTCGCCGCCGGCGACACGATGATCCTGAAGCCGTCGGAGGAAGCGCCGGGGTGCGCGGTGATCCTGGCCGAGATCCTCGACAAGGCCGGCGTTCCGGCGGGCGTGTTCAATCTCGTCAACGGCGACGGACCCGGCGTCGGCGCGGCGCTGTCCACGCACAAGGACGTGGACATGGTCAGCTTCACCGGATCGACCCGCGCCGGCATCGCGGTGGCGACCGCCGCCGCCGCGACCGTCAAGCGCGTGCATCAGGAACTCGGCGGGAAGGCGCCCAACCTCGTGCTGGAAGGCGCCGATCTCGCCACCGTCCTGCCGCCGACGGTGCAGGGCGTGCTCGCCAATTCGGGCCAGAGCTGCATCGCCCCGACCCGCCTGCTCGTCCACAAGAGCCAGGTCGCCGACGCCACCAATGTCGTCAAATCGATCATGGAAGCGGTCACGGTCGATGCCGCCAGCGTGATGGGCGCGCATATCGGCCCGGTCGTCAACAAGGCGCAGTTCGACAAGATCCAGGGCCTGATCCAGTCCGCGATCGACGAGGGCGCGACCCTGGTCACCGGCGGCACCGGCCGACCCGACGGGCGCAATGCCGGATATTTCGTGAAGCCCACCCTGTTCGCCGACGTGACGCCCGAGATGCGCATCTACCGCGAGGAAGTGTTCGGCCCCGTCGCGACGATCTCCAGCTACGACGATTCCGAACAGGCGATCGAGATGGCCAACGATACCGATTACGGCCTGTCCGCCACGATCTCCGGCGATCCGGCGGAGGCGGCCAAGGTCGCGCCGCTGCTGCGCGCCGGCATGGTGACGATCAATGCCTGGTCGGGCGGCGGCGGCACGCCGTTCGGCGGATACAAGCAATCGGGCAATGGCCGCGAGGGCGGCAAATATGGCTTGGCCGACTTCATGGAATTGAAGGCGATCGTCGGCGAGCCGGCCTGA
- a CDS encoding P-II family nitrogen regulator: protein MKKIEAIIKPFKLDEVKEALHEVGVSGITVTEAKGFGRQKGHTELYRGAEYVVDFLPKVKLEVVVEDALAERVVEAIAAAAQTGRIGDGKIFVIPVETALRIRTGERNDDAI from the coding sequence GTGAAAAAGATCGAAGCGATCATAAAGCCGTTCAAGCTGGACGAGGTGAAGGAGGCGCTGCACGAAGTCGGCGTCAGCGGCATCACGGTCACCGAGGCCAAGGGCTTCGGCCGGCAGAAGGGCCATACCGAACTCTATCGCGGCGCCGAATATGTCGTCGATTTCCTGCCCAAGGTGAAACTCGAGGTGGTGGTCGAGGACGCGCTGGCCGAGCGCGTGGTCGAGGCGATCGCCGCCGCCGCGCAGACCGGACGGATCGGCGACGGCAAGATCTTCGTCATCCCGGTAGAAACCGCGTTGCGCATCCGCACCGGCGAACGCAACGACGACGCGATCTGA
- a CDS encoding AAA family ATPase has product MSSKTPVLHLLCGKIAAGKSTLSEVLAKAPNTIVVKEDSWLARLYPGEQNDLADYLRNSTRLRAAITPHLIELLRNGISVVLDFPADTLVSRAWMRTLFEDAGCAHQLHYLDVTDEVCKARLHRRNEAGGHEFNASDEDFVLFTRHFVAPSPDEGFEIVLHRPR; this is encoded by the coding sequence ATGTCTTCAAAAACGCCCGTACTGCACCTGTTGTGCGGCAAGATCGCTGCTGGAAAATCGACACTGTCCGAAGTCTTGGCAAAGGCGCCCAACACCATCGTCGTAAAGGAGGATTCTTGGCTGGCCCGCCTCTATCCCGGCGAACAGAATGATCTCGCCGACTATCTCCGCAATTCGACCCGGCTGCGCGCCGCCATCACCCCGCATCTGATCGAACTGCTGCGCAACGGAATATCGGTCGTGCTCGACTTTCCCGCCGACACGCTGGTCAGTCGAGCGTGGATGCGCACACTCTTCGAGGACGCGGGTTGCGCCCACCAGCTTCACTATCTCGACGTGACGGACGAGGTCTGCAAGGCGCGTCTTCATCGAAGGAACGAGGCTGGCGGCCACGAATTCAACGCCAGCGATGAGGACTTCGTTCTTTTCACCCGGCACTTCGTGGCTCCGTCGCCGGACGAGGGGTTCGAGATCGTGCTACATCGTCCGCGGTGA
- a CDS encoding DUF1801 domain-containing protein — translation MRETVAGFIPEPSDRRRRPRLVTQVSGERSGGRMTDESSPSSRIDAKLEALADWRGEALARVRKLIHAADPEVIETVKWAKPTNPSGVPTWEHAGIICTGEVYKAYVKLTFARGAALDDPAGLFNAGFGGGTRRAIDLREGDDLDAAAFKTLVAEAVALNVGKASGTSG, via the coding sequence TTGCGCGAAACCGTCGCCGGCTTTATTCCGGAGCCATCGGATCGACGCCGACGTCCGCGTCTTGTCACGCAAGTGTCGGGCGAGCGTTCAGGAGGCCGTATGACGGATGAATCATCCCCATCTTCCCGGATCGACGCGAAACTCGAAGCGCTCGCGGATTGGCGGGGCGAGGCGTTGGCGCGGGTGCGAAAGCTGATCCACGCGGCGGATCCCGAGGTGATCGAAACGGTGAAATGGGCCAAGCCCACGAATCCGTCGGGCGTGCCGACCTGGGAGCATGCCGGGATCATCTGCACCGGCGAGGTGTACAAGGCCTATGTCAAACTGACCTTCGCGCGCGGGGCGGCGCTCGACGATCCAGCCGGGTTGTTCAACGCCGGTTTCGGCGGTGGCACGCGGCGGGCGATCGACCTCCGCGAGGGAGACGACTTGGATGCCGCCGCTTTCAAGACGCTGGTGGCCGAAGCGGTCGCGCTGAACGTCGGCAAAGCGTCCGGCACAAGCGGCTGA
- the glnA gene encoding type I glutamate--ammonia ligase, which translates to MANTAKDVLKMVKDQEIEWIDLRFTDPKGKWQHLTMVAGVVGEDELDDGFMFDGSSIDGWKAINESDMILKPDLDAVWTDPFSATPMLILVCDIVEPSTGELYARDPRSTAKRSEAYLKTTGIGDTIYIGPEAEFFMFDNVQFETSYATSYYKIDDIELPTNTGTSYEGGNLGHRPRAKGGYFPVGPVDSAVDIRGEMVSTMLEMGLPCDKHHHEVAAGQHELGLTFGTLTLTADRMQIYKYVCHQVAQAYGKTVTFMPKPIKEDNGSGMHTHLSIWEKGAPLFAGNGYAGLSDTCLYFIGGIIKHAKALNAFTNPSTNSYKRLVPGYEAPVLLAYSARNRSASCRIPYGTGAKAKRVEVRFPDAMANPYLCYAALLMAGLDGIQNKIHPGEAMDKNLYDLPPAELAEVPTVCASLREALESLAADHDFLLKGDVFTKDQIESYIELKFVDVARWEMTPSPVEYDMYYSY; encoded by the coding sequence ATGGCGAACACCGCAAAAGACGTTCTGAAGATGGTCAAGGACCAGGAGATCGAATGGATCGACCTGCGTTTCACCGATCCCAAGGGCAAGTGGCAGCATCTGACGATGGTCGCCGGGGTCGTCGGCGAGGACGAGCTGGACGACGGCTTCATGTTCGACGGCTCCTCGATCGACGGCTGGAAGGCGATCAACGAATCCGACATGATCCTGAAGCCCGATCTGGACGCCGTCTGGACCGACCCCTTCTCGGCCACGCCGATGCTGATCCTGGTGTGCGACATCGTCGAGCCCTCGACCGGCGAACTCTATGCCCGCGACCCGCGCTCGACCGCCAAGCGTTCGGAGGCCTATCTCAAGACCACCGGTATCGGCGACACGATCTATATCGGGCCGGAAGCCGAATTCTTCATGTTCGACAACGTGCAGTTCGAGACGAGCTACGCCACATCGTACTACAAGATCGACGATATCGAGCTGCCGACAAACACCGGCACGTCGTATGAAGGCGGCAATCTCGGCCACCGTCCGCGCGCCAAGGGCGGGTATTTCCCGGTCGGCCCGGTCGACAGCGCGGTCGACATCCGGGGCGAGATGGTCTCGACCATGCTCGAAATGGGCCTGCCGTGCGACAAGCATCACCACGAAGTCGCCGCCGGGCAGCACGAACTCGGCCTCACCTTCGGCACGCTGACGCTGACCGCGGACCGCATGCAGATCTACAAATATGTCTGCCATCAGGTCGCGCAGGCATATGGCAAGACCGTCACGTTCATGCCGAAGCCGATCAAGGAAGATAACGGCAGCGGCATGCATACCCATCTGTCGATCTGGGAAAAGGGCGCGCCCCTGTTCGCCGGCAACGGCTATGCCGGACTCTCCGATACCTGCCTGTATTTCATCGGCGGGATCATCAAGCATGCCAAGGCGCTGAACGCGTTCACCAACCCGTCGACCAACAGCTACAAGCGGCTGGTACCGGGCTACGAAGCGCCGGTGCTGCTGGCCTATTCGGCGCGCAACCGCTCGGCCTCGTGCCGCATCCCGTACGGCACGGGTGCCAAGGCGAAGCGCGTCGAAGTGCGCTTCCCCGATGCGATGGCCAATCCGTACCTCTGCTACGCGGCGCTGCTGATGGCGGGTCTGGACGGCATCCAGAACAAGATCCATCCGGGTGAGGCGATGGACAAGAACCTGTACGATCTGCCGCCGGCGGAACTGGCCGAGGTGCCGACGGTCTGCGCCTCGCTGCGCGAGGCGCTCGAGAGCCTGGCCGCCGATCACGACTTCCTGCTCAAGGGCGACGTGTTCACCAAGGACCAGATCGAAAGCTATATCGAGCTGAAGTTCGTCGACGTGGCGCGCTGGGAGATGACCCCGAGCCCGGTCGAATACGACATGTACTACAGCTACTAA
- the map gene encoding type I methionyl aminopeptidase — protein MTDYVTVTADAPMGRTGAIKLHGRYAFDAMHKAGRLAAETLDMVVPHVVPGVTTGELDDLIRTFIVARGGVPATLGYRGYTHASCISINHVVCHGIPGVKTLKSGDIVNIDVTPIVDGWHGDSSRMYLVGDVPIKAKRLVDVTYECLMLGIEQARPGNTMGDVAHVIQSHAEKHRYGVVRDFCGHGLGQLFHDAPEVVHVGRPGTGPELKPGMIFTIEPMINIGRPDVKLLDDGWTAVTRDRSLSAQFEHSIGITEDGCEIFTTSPGGFDKPPY, from the coding sequence ATGACCGATTACGTAACCGTCACCGCCGACGCCCCGATGGGCCGCACCGGCGCGATCAAGCTCCATGGCCGCTACGCGTTCGACGCGATGCACAAGGCCGGCCGCCTCGCCGCCGAAACGCTCGACATGGTCGTGCCGCATGTCGTGCCCGGCGTGACGACGGGCGAGCTGGACGATCTGATCCGCACCTTCATCGTCGCGCGCGGCGGCGTGCCGGCGACGCTCGGCTATCGCGGTTATACGCATGCGAGCTGCATCTCGATCAACCATGTCGTGTGCCACGGCATTCCCGGCGTGAAGACGCTGAAGAGCGGCGACATCGTCAATATCGACGTCACGCCGATCGTCGATGGCTGGCACGGCGATTCCAGCCGAATGTATCTGGTCGGCGATGTGCCGATCAAGGCCAAGCGGCTGGTGGACGTGACCTACGAATGCCTAATGCTCGGCATCGAGCAGGCCAGGCCCGGCAACACGATGGGCGATGTCGCGCACGTCATCCAGAGCCATGCCGAAAAGCACCGCTACGGCGTGGTGCGCGATTTCTGCGGGCATGGCCTGGGACAATTGTTCCACGACGCACCGGAAGTGGTGCATGTCGGTCGCCCGGGCACCGGGCCGGAACTGAAGCCCGGCATGATCTTCACGATCGAACCGATGATCAATATTGGACGCCCGGACGTGAAGCTGCTCGACGACGGCTGGACGGCGGTGACGCGCGACCGATCGCTCTCCGCGCAGTTCGAACATTCGATCGGCATCACCGAGGACGGGTGCGAGATCTTCACGACCAGCCCGGGCGGGTTCGACAAGCCGCCTTACTGA
- a CDS encoding ATP-grasp domain-containing protein, whose protein sequence is MTITVDVLMPAEGDGYAEGAARGLDAYRAAFASHGIALNARPWTAGPGNADATLALFAWGYHFDVARWRTMLADWPVDRPLFNAPALLAWNTRKTYLAELERAGVAIVPSLFGRADADSVAAAFARFGGEELVIKPQVSAGSDRTVRVKRGTPIVPMDDAILQPFLDAIGGEGELSFLFVGGTFSHAVRKVALSGEFRIQPQFGGVFTRFDPDADIALAEQVIAALPVTPLYARVDLIRLADGTLALMEIEAIEPDLYPHLEPALPDRLAEAIRQRLADARDG, encoded by the coding sequence ATGACGATCACCGTCGACGTGCTGATGCCGGCGGAAGGCGATGGCTATGCCGAGGGGGCGGCGCGTGGGCTGGATGCCTATCGCGCCGCCTTCGCCTCGCACGGGATCGCGCTGAACGCCCGGCCTTGGACCGCCGGGCCGGGCAACGCGGATGCCACGCTGGCCCTGTTCGCCTGGGGCTATCATTTCGATGTCGCGCGGTGGCGGACGATGCTGGCGGATTGGCCGGTGGACCGGCCGTTGTTCAACGCGCCGGCCCTGCTCGCCTGGAACACGCGCAAGACCTATCTCGCCGAACTGGAACGGGCCGGGGTTGCGATCGTGCCGAGCCTTTTCGGCCGCGCCGACGCGGACAGCGTCGCTGCCGCCTTCGCGCGCTTCGGCGGCGAGGAATTGGTGATCAAGCCGCAGGTCTCCGCCGGCAGCGACCGCACCGTGCGCGTGAAGCGCGGCACGCCGATCGTGCCGATGGACGATGCGATTCTCCAGCCGTTTCTCGACGCGATCGGTGGCGAGGGCGAACTGTCCTTCCTGTTCGTCGGCGGCACTTTCAGTCACGCGGTGCGCAAGGTGGCGCTGAGCGGCGAATTCCGCATCCAGCCGCAATTCGGCGGGGTCTTCACCCGCTTCGATCCGGACGCCGACATCGCGCTTGCCGAACAGGTCATCGCCGCCTTGCCGGTCACGCCGCTCTATGCGCGGGTCGATCTCATCCGGCTGGCCGACGGCACGCTGGCGCTGATGGAGATCGAGGCGATCGAGCCCGATCTGTATCCGCACCTCGAACCCGCACTGCCGGATCGGCTGGCCGAAGCGATCCGGCAGCGATTGGCCGATGCGCGCGACGGCTGA
- a CDS encoding type II toxin-antitoxin system Phd/YefM family antitoxin: MALLRSLWDDATSCVHNEVDAMTVQAKSVGVREMRGKFSAYLARVAAGESFDIVLRGKKVAELRAPASEEEDWVPSADPASPNFRRPGALKGKMWISDDFNDPDPEIEAAMEADIFPPEH; the protein is encoded by the coding sequence GTGGCATTGTTGCGATCGTTGTGGGATGACGCTACATCATGTGTACACAATGAGGTGGACGCCATGACTGTCCAGGCAAAGAGTGTCGGTGTGCGCGAAATGCGCGGCAAGTTCAGCGCCTATCTGGCCCGCGTCGCTGCCGGGGAAAGCTTCGATATCGTATTACGGGGCAAGAAGGTGGCGGAGTTGCGCGCGCCGGCAAGCGAAGAGGAGGATTGGGTGCCATCGGCCGACCCCGCTTCGCCGAACTTCCGTCGCCCGGGTGCCTTGAAGGGCAAGATGTGGATTTCGGACGATTTCAACGATCCCGATCCCGAAATCGAAGCGGCCATGGAAGCGGATATCTTTCCGCCAGAACATTGA
- a CDS encoding type II toxin-antitoxin system VapC family toxin codes for MLDTHVLLWWLEDNPKLGRGGRSLIDDAQNTLIFSVASAWEIAIKVGQGKLTVDIELALRKFAQAGVGQLDVGPKHLVTVSNLKRLHGDPFDRMIVAQAMCEAITVMTEDAIIKRYPVQTIGCG; via the coding sequence TTGCTCGATACTCACGTTCTGTTGTGGTGGCTGGAAGACAATCCGAAACTGGGACGCGGTGGGCGATCCTTGATCGACGACGCGCAGAACACGCTGATCTTCAGCGTCGCTTCAGCGTGGGAGATTGCCATCAAGGTTGGGCAGGGAAAGCTGACGGTCGATATCGAACTGGCGCTGAGAAAATTTGCTCAGGCGGGTGTTGGCCAATTGGATGTCGGTCCCAAGCATCTCGTCACGGTCTCGAACCTTAAACGCCTTCACGGCGATCCGTTCGATCGCATGATTGTCGCTCAGGCGATGTGTGAGGCCATCACCGTCATGACCGAAGACGCGATCATCAAGCGCTATCCGGTCCAGACGATCGGTTGCGGGTAA
- a CDS encoding quinone oxidoreductase family protein → MDRAARITQTGGPEVIEWVDVDLPDPAEGEVRVRHTAVGLNYIDVYYRKGLYPAPLPSGLGSEAVGVVEAVGAGVDGFAVGDRVGTFGPALGAYATARNVEAAQLITLPDSVDDRTAAALLLKGGTTEFLIERCAKVQAGQTVLVHAAAGGVGHLLVGWLKAIGATVIGTVGSEEKAAQAKAAGADHVLLHKQVDIAKEVRALTDGQGVDVVLDGVGKAMWQVSLASAKRRGLIVSYGNASGPVDGVNLGVLARNGSLFVTRPTMFDYYVTPEERQAGFARVFDMLAKGAITAEIGQTFALEDAADAHRALEAGETKGATVLLP, encoded by the coding sequence ATGGACCGTGCAGCCCGTATCACGCAGACCGGTGGCCCCGAGGTGATCGAATGGGTCGATGTCGACCTGCCCGATCCGGCGGAAGGCGAGGTTCGCGTGCGCCACACCGCCGTCGGGCTGAACTATATCGACGTCTATTATCGCAAGGGCCTGTATCCCGCGCCGCTGCCGAGCGGCCTGGGGTCGGAGGCGGTCGGCGTGGTCGAGGCCGTGGGGGCCGGCGTGGACGGCTTCGCGGTGGGCGACCGGGTCGGCACGTTCGGCCCCGCGCTCGGCGCCTATGCCACCGCGCGCAACGTGGAAGCGGCGCAACTGATCACGCTGCCCGACAGCGTCGACGATCGCACGGCGGCGGCATTGCTGCTGAAGGGCGGGACGACCGAATTCCTGATCGAACGCTGCGCGAAGGTTCAGGCCGGGCAGACGGTGCTGGTCCACGCGGCGGCCGGCGGCGTCGGGCATCTTTTGGTCGGCTGGCTGAAGGCGATCGGCGCGACGGTGATCGGCACGGTCGGCAGCGAAGAGAAGGCGGCGCAGGCCAAGGCCGCCGGGGCGGATCACGTGCTGCTGCACAAGCAGGTCGATATCGCCAAGGAAGTGCGCGCGCTGACCGACGGTCAGGGCGTGGACGTGGTGCTGGACGGCGTCGGCAAGGCGATGTGGCAGGTGTCGTTGGCCAGCGCCAAGCGACGCGGGCTGATCGTCAGCTATGGCAATGCCAGCGGGCCGGTCGACGGCGTCAATCTCGGCGTGCTGGCGCGCAACGGCTCCCTGTTCGTCACGCGGCCGACGATGTTCGATTATTATGTGACGCCCGAGGAGCGGCAGGCCGGGTTCGCGCGCGTCTTCGACATGCTCGCCAAGGGCGCGATCACCGCCGAGATCGGCCAGACCTTCGCGCTGGAAGACGCCGCCGACGCGCACCGCGCTCTCGAGGCGGGCGAGACTAAGGGGGCAACGGTGCTGCTGCCGTAA